One Planctomycetota bacterium genomic window, GCAAACCGCCGCAACCGCCGCCTACGGCTCGGCAGTCTCCACGACCTCCTACTCCATCTTAGATAAAGCCAGCCGGGTTATCACTTCATACGTTAGCTCTACGCTCTACGCTACTGGCTGCTCTTATAATGCACGGGGACAAGTCCTGACCACGACCGATGCAGAGTGACGAGTGACGACGAACGCCTACGACATATCAGGACGCCTTACCTCGACCACAGACGCACTGGGCAATGTCGTAAGCTATGGCTACAATGTGGAAGACCTGATGACCTCGCTCACCTATACCAAAGTCGGCTCAGGCGTCCCGACCATTTACACCTATAACGACCAGCACCGCCTAATCCGCACCGACCAGCCCGGATATGACATCACGAATCCCACCGGGGTAATCACGAATAGCACGTATACGGGATATGATGCCAATGGGAACGTCACCAGCC contains:
- a CDS encoding RHS repeat protein, with protein sequence MTTNAYDISGRLTSTTDALGNVVSYGYNVEDLMTSLTYTKVGSGVPTIYTYNDQHRLIRTDQPGYDITNPTGVITNSTYTGYDANGNVTS